In the Pleuronectes platessa chromosome 8, fPlePla1.1, whole genome shotgun sequence genome, one interval contains:
- the slc25a5 gene encoding ADP/ATP translocase 2, whose amino-acid sequence MSETAISFAKDFLAGGIAAAISKTAVAPIERVKLLLQVQHASRQITVDQQYKGIIDCVVRIRREQGFYSYWRGNLANVIRYFPTQALNFAFKDKYKKVFLDGVDRHKQFWRYFAGNLASGGAAGATSLCFVYPLDFARTRLAADVGRVGQEREFKGLGDCLVKISKSDGIKGLYQGFNVSVQGIIIYRAAYFGMYDTAKGMLPDPKNTHIVVSWMIAQSVTAVAGLASYPFDTVRRRMMMQSGRKGADIMYSGTINCWKKIARDEGGKAFFKGALSNVLRGMGGAFVLVLYDELKKVI is encoded by the exons ATGAGTGAAACAGCCATTTCCTTCGCCAAGGACTTCCTGGCGGGTGGTATCGCCGCCGCCATCTCCAAAACAGCTGTAGCGCCCATCGAGAGAGTCAAGCTTCTCCTGCAG GTTCAACATGCCAGCAGACAGATTACGGTTGACCAGCAGTACAAGGGCATCATTGACTGCGTCGTCCGTATCCGCAGAGAGCAGGGCTTCTACTCGTATTGGAGGGGGAACCTGGCCAACGTCATCCGATACTTCCCCACCCAGGCCCTCAACTTTGCTTTCAAGGACAAGTACAAGAAGGTCTTCCTCGATGGCGTGGACAGGCACAAGCAGTTCTGGAGATACTTCGCGGGCAACCTGGCGTCGGGCGGCGCCGCCGGAGCCACGTCCCTCTGTTTCGTCTACCCCCTCGACTTCGCCAGGACACGCTTGGCCGCTGATGTCGGGAGAGTCGGACAGGAGCGCGAGTTCAAAGGTCTGGGCGACTGCTTGGTGAAGATCTCCAAGTCTGATGGCATTAAGGGTCTGTATCAGGGCTTCAACGTCTCAGTACAAGGCATCATCATCTACAGGGCTGCTTACTTTGGCATGTACGACACCGCAAAGG GCATGCTTCCAGACcccaagaacacacacattgttgtcAGCTGGATGATCGCTCAGTCTGTGACTGCTGTCGCCGGTCTTGCATCCTACCCCTTCGACACCGTCCGTCGTCGTATGATGATGCAGTCTGGACGCAAAGGAG CCGACATCATGTACAGCGGGACCATCAACTGCTGGAAGAAGATCGCACGTGATGAGGGCGGCAAGGCCTTCTTCAAGGGAGCGCTGTCTAACGTGCTCAGAGGCATGGGTGGAGCCTTTGTGCTCGTCTTATACGATGAGCTCAAGAAAGTCATCTAA
- the slc25a43 gene encoding solute carrier family 25 member 43, translated as MASVKKDNRLTASQSFLCTGFSGFLSKSVTSPLEVVRIKSQVGTFHCKRGFCQSFLLIYQNEGLRGFWKGNLASCLRLFPYTAVHLATYKKIVHLHMDELGFISQWRAILAGGLAGFAAALATYPLEVVETRLIAQNCRQPTYIGVIHTLLKIYRSEGLLALYRGFSLTVLGAFPFSIGCYAVYRNLDKIWQEPPFRFTPLQNFINGCLAAGVSQTLSYPFETVKRKMQAQSARLPHCGGVDVHFNGVMDCFIQVVKNKGVLSLWSGLTANMIKIVPCFGLLYTCFELCKQVCLYRNGYIISPLSYQLAPGVDQSLGPSELQELKRYLRNRNFDSGESSF; from the exons ATGGCCTCGGTGAAGAAGGACAACCGGCTGACCGCCTCGCAGAGCTTCCTGTGCACCGGGTTCTCCGGGTTCCTCAGCAAGAGCGTCACCTCTCCCCTGGAGGTGGTGCGGATCAAGAGCCAGGTGGGAACCTTCCACTGCAAGAGGGGCTTCTGCCagagcttcctcctcatctacCAGAACGAGGGGCTGCGGGGCTTCTGGAAGGGGAACCTCGCGTCCTGTCTGCGGCTCTTCCCTTACACCGCGGTGCACCTTGCCACCTACAAGAA GATCGTCCACCTTCACATGGACGAGCTGGGCTTCATCTCTCAGTGGAGGGCCATATTAGCCGGGGGTCTGGCTGgttttgctgctgctctggccACGTACCctctggaggtggtggagaccaggCTCATTGCTCAGAACTGCAGACAGCCCACGTACATCGGCGTAATACACACCCTCTTAAAGATCTACAGGAGTGAGGGGCTGCTGGCTCTCTACAGGGGCTTCTCCCTCACTGTTTTAG GTGCATTTCCCTTCTCTATCGGATGCTACGCAGTCTACAGGAACTTGGACAAGATCTGGCAGGAGCCTCCTTTTCGCTTCACTCCCCTCCAGAACTTCATCAATGGCTGTCTTGCAGCAGGAGTCTCTCAAACCCTCTCGTACCCGTTTGAAACGGTGAAAAGGAAAATGCAA GCGCAGAGTGCCCGTCTTCCACATTGTGGTGGAGTTGACGTCCATTTCAACGGGGTGATGGACTGTTTCATACAGGTGGTGAAAAACAAAGGCGTACTCTCATTGTGGAGCGGTCTCACCGCCAACATGATCAAG ATTGTTCCCTGTTTTGGCCTTCTGTACACCTGCTTTGAGTTGTGCAAGCAGGTTTGCCTTTACCGCAACGGGTACATCATCTCACCCCTGAGCTACCAGCTCGCACCGGGGGTCGACCAGAGCCTCGGGCCGTCCGAGCTCCAGGAGCTGAAGCGCTACCTGAGAAACAGGAACTTTGACTCAGGGGAGTCGTCTTTTTGA
- the lnx2b gene encoding ligand of Numb protein X 2b yields the protein MATTIETKGTSSSCSSAAGLSWARVCKECGQQHEGQESHLYEYQDEVDDELVCHICLQPLLKPMDTPCGHTYCFHCLSNFLKEQDFCPVDRQRLQLHQCRPSSLLVRNLLDKLVVMCPHFDECQQQMQRCELQPHLHNRCPVFRRLKEEAEKRKRPSWNELKGRKSDGESPGDAKHSATLSARNPSRDQPEPGLINPAYEESEDDNTPLRSSLVAEANMVELFREEPEEELGFRIVGGKDTPLGNIVIQEIVRDSLAGRDGRLAPGDHILEVNDISLASVPHARAVAVLRQPSLLRLTVMQEKGFKTRDPRSDHHAPSSTTSTALQPSQSPHANATSSHNPGTVLQVTLMKSQRSEPLGIKLIRKSDESGVFILDLLSGGLAAKDGKLRNNDKVLAINGHDLRHGTPESAAQIIQASEVRVNFVVMRPAETQEDGGSSREGQQGRAARRAPEPQYFRRQSTYMKDPPGGFSSHEKTVSLKKEPRLSLGITIAGGRDCRSRLPVYITSVQPVGCLHRDGTIKKGDILLSINGVDLTQFTYNEAVSVLKAQTAQSQVVLRVIQTLSDDSEEETEAATMDELDLMDDPRDDALNWTPLWTRWLGLPSHMHWCRDIVLQKTNNESWGFSIVGGYEESHGQQPFFIKTIVPGTPAQFDGRLKCGDEIVAVNGSTTVGMNNSSLIPMLKLQRNKVTLTVVSWPGSLV from the exons ATGGCTACTACAATAGAAACCAAAGGtaccagcagcagctgcagcagtgctGCAGGACTCTCATGGGCACGGGTCTGTAAGGAGTGTGGCCAGCAGCATGAGGGCCAGGAGAGTCACCTGTATGAGTACCAGGACGAGGTGGACGACGAGCTGGTCTGCCACATctgtctgcagcctctgctcaAACCCATGGACACCCCTTGTGGCCACACTTATTGCTTTCACTGTCTGAGCAACTTCTTAAAAGAGCAGGACTTCTGCCCTGTGGACCGCCAGCGGCTGCAGTTGCATCAGTGCCGTCCCTCCAGCCTGCTGGTCAGGAACCTACTGGATAAGCTGGTGGTAATGTGTCCTCACTTCGACGAGTGCCAGCAGCAGATGCAGCGCTGTGAACTTCAGCCTCACTTGCACAACAG ATGTCCTGTTTTCAGAAGACTGAAGGAGGAAGCCGAGAAAAGGAAGAGGCCCTCGTGGAATGAGTTAAAGGGACGCAAGAGTGACGGGGAGTCGCCCGGTGATGCTAAACACTCGGCAACGTTGTCTGCTCGAAATCCCAGCCGGGATCAGCCTGAGCCTGGGCTGATTAATCCTGCCTATGAGGAGAGTGAGGATG aTAACACCCCTCTGCGGTCTAGTCTGGTGGCCGAGGCCAACATGGTGGAACTGTTCAGAgaggagccggaggaggagCTTGGCTTCCGCATCGTGGGGGGGAAAGACACACCGCTGGGGAACATAGTGAtccaggagattgtccgggacTCACTGGCAGGGCGTGATGGCAGACTGGCCCCAGGGGACCATATCTTAGAG GTGAATGATATCAGCTTGGCTTCAGTCCCCCACGCACGGGCCGTCGCAGTGCTGCGGCAGCCCTCCCTCCTCAGACTCACAGTCATGCAGGAGAAAGGTTTCAAAACAAGGGATCCACGGTCTGATCATCACGCTCCCTcgtccaccacctccaccgccCTGCAGCCCTCTCAGAGTCCCCACGCCAACGCTACCTCCAGCCACAACCCCGGCACGGTCCTGCAGGTGACGCTGATGAAGAGTCAGCGCAGCGAACCGCTCGGAATCAAACTCATCCGCAAATCGGACGAGAGCGGGGTTTTCATCCTGGACTTGTTGTCTGGGGGTTTGGCAGCAAAAGATGGAAAACTGAGGAACAATGACAAAGTGTTGGCCATTAATGGACACGACCTCAGACATGGTACACCGGAGAGCGCTGCCCAGATCATACAG GCCAGTGAGGTACGTGTGAACTTTGTGGTGATGAGACCTGCAGAGACTCAGGAGGACggaggaagcagcagagagggacaACAGGGACGAGCAGCGAGGAGGGCGCCCGAGCCCCAGTACTTCAGACGACAGTCCACATACATGAAG GATCCCCCGGGTGGGTTTTCCAGCCATGAGAAGACTGTGAGTCTGAAGAAGGAGCCTCGGCTTTCACTGGGCATCACCATTGCCGGGGGGAGGGACTGTCGCAGCCGCCtgcctgtttacatcacaagtGTGCAGCCTGTCGGCTGTCTGCACCGAGATGGAACCATCAAAAAAG GTGACATTCTCCTGAGCATCAACGGTGTGGATCTGACCCAGTTCACCTACAACGAGGCCGTGTCGGTGCTGAAGGCTCAGACAGCTCAGTCCCAGGTGGTGCTGCGAGTCATCCAGACGCTCTCCGATGACTCAGAGGAGGAAACCGAGGCCGCCACCATGGACGAACTGGACCTTATGGACGACCCGCGAGATGACGCCCTCAACTGGACGCCGCTGTGGACTCGCTGGTTGGGATTACCGAG TCACATGCACTGGTGCCGGGACATCGTCCTGCAGAAGACCAACAACGAGAGCTGGGGCTTCAGTATCGTCGGGGGGTACGAGGAGAGCCACGGCCAGCAGCCTTTCTTCATCAAAACCATTGTGCCTGGTACACCTGCTCAGTTTGACGGGCGCCTCAA GTGCGGTGATGAGATTGTGGCGGTGAACGGATCCACAACGGTGGGAATGAACAACTCGTCTCTCATCCCAATGCTCAAGCTGCAGAGGAACAAAGTCACGCTGACTGTGGTGTCGTGGCCCGGGAGCCTAGTGTAG